From a single Hevea brasiliensis isolate MT/VB/25A 57/8 unplaced genomic scaffold, ASM3005281v1 Scaf1, whole genome shotgun sequence genomic region:
- the LOC110651658 gene encoding coatomer subunit alpha-1 isoform X1, which translates to MLTKFETKSNRVKGLSFHSKRPWILASLHSGVIQLWDYRMGTLIDRFDEHDGPVRGVHFHKSQPLFVSGGDDYKIKVWNYKMHRCLFTLLGHLDYIRTVQFHHEYPWIVSASDDQTIRIWNWQSRTCISVLTGHNHYVMCASFHPKEDLVVSASLDQTVRVWDIGALRKKTVSPADDILRLSQMNTDLFGGVDAVVKYVLEGHDRGVNWAAFHPTLPLIVSGADDRQVKLWRMNDTKAWEVDTLRGHMNNVSCVMFHAKQDIIVSNSEDKSIRVWDVTKRTGVQTFRREHDRFWILASHPEMNLLAAGHDSGMIVFKLERERPAFAVSGDSLFYAKDRFLRFFEFSTQRDTQVIPIRRPGTTSLNQSPRTLSYSPTENAVLICSDVDGGSYELYVIPKDSIGRGDTVQEAKRGAGGSAIFVARNRFAVLEKSSNQVLVKNLKNEVVKKSGLPIAADAIFYAGTGNLLCRAEDRVVIFDLQQRLVLGDLQTPFVKYVVWSNDMESVALLSKHAIIIASKKLVHQCTLHETIRVKSGAWDDNGVFIYTTLNHIKYCLPNGDSGIIRTLDVPIYITKVSGNTIFCLERDGKTRAIVIDATEYIFKLSLLRKKYDHVMSMIRNSQLCGQAMIAYLQQKGFPEVALHFVKDERTRFNLALESGNIQIAVASAKEIDEKDHWYRLGVEALRQGNAGIVEYAYQRTKNFERLSFLYLITGNLEKLTKMLKIAEVKNDVMGQFHNSLYLGDVQERVKILENAGHLPLAYVTAKVHGLEDVAEHLAAELGDNVPSVPEGKVPSLLMPPVPVMRGGDWPLLRVMKGIFEGGLDNMGRGGADEDEDTGEVGEGDWGGLDIVDEDGLQNGDVTAILEDGEVAEENEEEGGWELEDLELPPEADTPRASVSARSSVFVAPTPGMPVSQIWIQRSSLAAEHAAAGNFDTAMRLLNRQLGIRNFIPLRSMFLDLHSGSHSYLRAFSSTPVISLAVERGWNESASPNVRGPPALVFNFSQLEEKLKAGYRATTGGKFTEALRVFLSILHTIPLIVVESRREVDEVKELIIIVKEYVLGLQMELKRREMKDNPVRQQELAAYFTHCNLQMPHLRLALQNAMTVCYKARNLATAANFARRLLETNPTIENQAKTARQVLQAAERNMTDAAELNYDFRNPFVTCGATYVPIYRGQKDVSCPYCSSRFVPSQEGKLCTVCDLAVVGADASGLLCSPSQIR; encoded by the exons ATGTTAACGAAGTTTGAGACGAAGAGTAATAGAGTTAAGGGACTGAGTTTCCACAGTAAGAGACCGTGGATCCTTGCGAGTCTCCATAGTGGCGTGATCCAGCTATGGGACTACCGAATGGGGACATTAATTGATAGGTTTGATGAGCACGACGGGCCTGTTCGCGGAGTTCATTTCCACAAATCTCAGCCTCTATTTGTATCTGGAG GTGATGATTACAAGATTAAAGTTTGGAACTACAAGATGCATAGGTGTCTGTTTACACTTCTTGGACACCTTGATTACATCCGTACTGTTCAGTTTCATCATGAGTACCCATGGATCGTGAGTGCCAGTGATGACCAGACCATCCGTATTTGGAATTGGCAGTCACGTACTTGCATTTCTGTGTTGACGGGCCACAATCATTATGTAATGTGCGCCTCATTCCATCCTAAAGAAGACCTTGTTGTTTCGGCCTCTCTAGATCAGACTGTTCGTGTTTGGGATATTGGTGCCCTGAGAAAGAAAACTGTGTCCCCTGCTGATGACATTCTGCGCTTGAGTCAGATGAACACGGATCTTTTTGGTGGGGTTGATGCTGTTGTTAAGTATGTCTTGGAAGGTCATGATCGAGGAGTGAACTGGGCTGCATTCCACCCTACCCTTCCCTTGATTGTCTCAGGAGCAGATGATCGTCAGGTGAAATTGTGGCGCATGAATG ACACAAAGGCTTGGGAAGTGGACACATTGAGAGGACACATGAATAATGTGTCATGCGTTATGTTCCATGCCAAACAGGATATCATTGTTTCAAATTCTGAGGATAAAAGCATTCGTGTTTGGGATGTAACTAAACGAACTGGAGTTCAGACTTTCCGTCGAGAGCATGACCGGTTCTGGATCCTTGCTTCTCACCCTGAGATGAATCTCCTTGCTGCAGGTCATGACAGCGGCATGATTGTTTTTAAATTAGAAAGAGAACGGCCTGCTTTTGCTGTGAGTGGTGATTCTTTGTTCTATGCCAAAGATCGCTTTTTGCGGTTCTTTGAGTTTTCAACTCAAAGAGATACGCAAGTTATTCCCATCCGGCGACCTGGTACCACCAGCCTGAACCAAAGTCCAAGGACACTTTCTTACAGCCCTACAGAGAATGCTGTTCTTATTTGCTCAGATGTGGATGGTGGATCGTATGAGTTGTATGTCATACCTAAAGACAGCATTGGGAGGGGTGATACTGTGCAGGAGGCAAAGAGGGGTGCTGGGGGATCAGCCATTTTTGTGGCTCGAAATAGATTTGCGGTGCTTGAAAAAAGTAGCAACCAAGTCTTAGTCAAAAACTTGAAGAATGAAGTTGTTAAAAAGAGTGGTCTCCCCATTGCTGCAGATGCAATATTCTATGCTGGGACGGGTAACTTGCTTTGCAGAGCAGAGGATAGAGTAGTCATATTTGATCTCCAGCAAAGGCTCGTTCTTGGGGATCTTCAAACACCTTTTGTCAAATATGTTGTTTGGTCTAATGACATGGAGAGTGTTGCCTTACTCAGCAAACATGCCATCATCATTGCTAGCAAGAAGCTTGTGCACCAGTGCACTCTTCATGAGACAATCCGTGTAAAGAGTGGAGCCTGGGATGATAATGGTGTCTTCAtttatacaactttaaatcacataaAATACTGCCTGCCTAATGGGGATAGTGGCATAATCAGAACTCTTGATGTTCCAATATACATCACAAAAGTTTCTGGAAATACCATATTTTGCTTGGAACGGGATGGAAAAACTAGAGCTATTGTCATTGATGCAACAGAATATATCTTCAAACTCTCTCTTTTGAGGAAAAAATATGATCATGTTATGAGTATGATTAGGAACTCTCAGCTCTGTGGGCAGGCAATGATTGCTTATTTGCAGCAGAAGGGTTTTCCTGAAGTTGCTTTGCACTTTGTGAAGGATGAGAGAACTCGATTTAATTTGGCCCTCGAGAGTGGAAATATTCAGATTGCTGTTGCTTCAGCAAAGGAAATTGATGAGAAAGATCACTGGTATAGATTGGGAGTGGAAGCGCTTCGCCAAGGTAATGCTGGTATTGTTGAATATGCCTACCAAAGGACTAAAAATTTTGAGAGGTTGTCTTTCCTTTATCTCATAACTGGGAATCTGGAAAAGCTTACCAAGATGCTGAAAATTGCTGAAGTCAAGAATGATGTCATGGGTCAGTTTCACAATTCCCTGTATTTGGGTGATGTTCAAGAGCGTGTCAAGATCTTAGAGAATGCTGGTCATTTGCCACTTGCTTATGTAACTGCTAAAGTACATGGGCTAGAGGATGTTGCTGAACATCTGGCTGCTGAGTTAGGAGATAATGTTCCATCTGTGCCAGAGGGTAAAGTGCCCTCCCTTCTGATGCCTCCAGTTCCTGTTATGCGTGGTGGTGATTGGCCCCTTCTGAGAGTCATGAAAGGTATTTTTGAAGGTGGACTTGATAATATGGGCAGAGGTGGTGCTGATGAAGATGAAGACACTGGTGAAGTAGGTGAAGGTGATTGGGGCGGGCTGGATATTGTTGATGAGGATGGCTTACAAAATGGGGATGTTACAGCAATTTTGGAGGATGGGGAAGTGGCTGAAGAAAATGAAGAGGAAGGAGGATGGGAACTTGAAGACTTGGAGCTTCCCCCTGAGGCAGACACACCAAGGGCTTCAGTCAGTGCTCGCTCTTCAGTTTTTGTGGCACCAACTCCTGGTATGCCTGTAAGCCAGATTTGGATCCAGAGATCATCACTTGCTGCTGAACATGCTGCAGCAGGCAATTTTGATACTGCTATGCGATTGCTCAACAGGCAACTTGGAATTCGAAATTTCATTCCTTTGAGATCCATGTTTCTGGATCTTCATTCAGGTAGCCATTCATATTTGCGTGCATTTTCATCTACTCCAGTGATATCACTGGCTGTTGAACGAGGATGGAATGAGTCTGCTAGCCCTAATGTGAGGGGCCCTCCAGCGTTGGTATTCAATTTCTCACAGTTGGAGGAGAAGCTGAAGGCTGGTTACAGAGCCACAACAGGAGGGAAATTCACAGAGGCACTTAGAGTCTTTCTCAGCATTCTTCACACAATTCCTTTAATTGTTGTTGAATCAAGGAGAGAGGTTGATGAAGTCAAGGAATTGATTATAATTGTCAAAGAATATGTTCTAGGTCTGCAGATGGAGCTTAAAAGGAGGGAAATGAAAGACAATCCAGTCCGCCAACAGGAGCTAGCTGCCTACTTCACCCACTGCAACCTTCAGATGCCTCATTTAAGGCTTGCTTTGCAAAATGCAATGACTGTTTGCTACAAGGCAAGGAACCTTGCTACTGCAGCTAACTTTGCCAGGCGGCTTTTGGAGACAAACCCCACAATTGAGAACCAGGCAAAGACCGCCAGACAAGTGTTGCAAGCTGCAGAAAGGAATATGACAGATGCTGCTGAGCTGAATTACGATTTTAGAAACCCATTTGTGACATGTGGTGCAACATATGTTCCGATTTACCGAGGACAAAAGGATGTCTCTTGCCCATATTGTAGTTCACGGTTTGTGCCAAGCCAAGAAGGGAAGCTGTGTACTGTTTGTGATCTTGCAGTTGTTGGAGCAGATGCTTCAGGGTTGCTCTGTTCTCCTTCCCAGATACGATGA
- the LOC110651658 gene encoding coatomer subunit alpha-1 isoform X2, with product MHRCLFTLLGHLDYIRTVQFHHEYPWIVSASDDQTIRIWNWQSRTCISVLTGHNHYVMCASFHPKEDLVVSASLDQTVRVWDIGALRKKTVSPADDILRLSQMNTDLFGGVDAVVKYVLEGHDRGVNWAAFHPTLPLIVSGADDRQVKLWRMNDTKAWEVDTLRGHMNNVSCVMFHAKQDIIVSNSEDKSIRVWDVTKRTGVQTFRREHDRFWILASHPEMNLLAAGHDSGMIVFKLERERPAFAVSGDSLFYAKDRFLRFFEFSTQRDTQVIPIRRPGTTSLNQSPRTLSYSPTENAVLICSDVDGGSYELYVIPKDSIGRGDTVQEAKRGAGGSAIFVARNRFAVLEKSSNQVLVKNLKNEVVKKSGLPIAADAIFYAGTGNLLCRAEDRVVIFDLQQRLVLGDLQTPFVKYVVWSNDMESVALLSKHAIIIASKKLVHQCTLHETIRVKSGAWDDNGVFIYTTLNHIKYCLPNGDSGIIRTLDVPIYITKVSGNTIFCLERDGKTRAIVIDATEYIFKLSLLRKKYDHVMSMIRNSQLCGQAMIAYLQQKGFPEVALHFVKDERTRFNLALESGNIQIAVASAKEIDEKDHWYRLGVEALRQGNAGIVEYAYQRTKNFERLSFLYLITGNLEKLTKMLKIAEVKNDVMGQFHNSLYLGDVQERVKILENAGHLPLAYVTAKVHGLEDVAEHLAAELGDNVPSVPEGKVPSLLMPPVPVMRGGDWPLLRVMKGIFEGGLDNMGRGGADEDEDTGEVGEGDWGGLDIVDEDGLQNGDVTAILEDGEVAEENEEEGGWELEDLELPPEADTPRASVSARSSVFVAPTPGMPVSQIWIQRSSLAAEHAAAGNFDTAMRLLNRQLGIRNFIPLRSMFLDLHSGSHSYLRAFSSTPVISLAVERGWNESASPNVRGPPALVFNFSQLEEKLKAGYRATTGGKFTEALRVFLSILHTIPLIVVESRREVDEVKELIIIVKEYVLGLQMELKRREMKDNPVRQQELAAYFTHCNLQMPHLRLALQNAMTVCYKARNLATAANFARRLLETNPTIENQAKTARQVLQAAERNMTDAAELNYDFRNPFVTCGATYVPIYRGQKDVSCPYCSSRFVPSQEGKLCTVCDLAVVGADASGLLCSPSQIR from the exons ATGCATAGGTGTCTGTTTACACTTCTTGGACACCTTGATTACATCCGTACTGTTCAGTTTCATCATGAGTACCCATGGATCGTGAGTGCCAGTGATGACCAGACCATCCGTATTTGGAATTGGCAGTCACGTACTTGCATTTCTGTGTTGACGGGCCACAATCATTATGTAATGTGCGCCTCATTCCATCCTAAAGAAGACCTTGTTGTTTCGGCCTCTCTAGATCAGACTGTTCGTGTTTGGGATATTGGTGCCCTGAGAAAGAAAACTGTGTCCCCTGCTGATGACATTCTGCGCTTGAGTCAGATGAACACGGATCTTTTTGGTGGGGTTGATGCTGTTGTTAAGTATGTCTTGGAAGGTCATGATCGAGGAGTGAACTGGGCTGCATTCCACCCTACCCTTCCCTTGATTGTCTCAGGAGCAGATGATCGTCAGGTGAAATTGTGGCGCATGAATG ACACAAAGGCTTGGGAAGTGGACACATTGAGAGGACACATGAATAATGTGTCATGCGTTATGTTCCATGCCAAACAGGATATCATTGTTTCAAATTCTGAGGATAAAAGCATTCGTGTTTGGGATGTAACTAAACGAACTGGAGTTCAGACTTTCCGTCGAGAGCATGACCGGTTCTGGATCCTTGCTTCTCACCCTGAGATGAATCTCCTTGCTGCAGGTCATGACAGCGGCATGATTGTTTTTAAATTAGAAAGAGAACGGCCTGCTTTTGCTGTGAGTGGTGATTCTTTGTTCTATGCCAAAGATCGCTTTTTGCGGTTCTTTGAGTTTTCAACTCAAAGAGATACGCAAGTTATTCCCATCCGGCGACCTGGTACCACCAGCCTGAACCAAAGTCCAAGGACACTTTCTTACAGCCCTACAGAGAATGCTGTTCTTATTTGCTCAGATGTGGATGGTGGATCGTATGAGTTGTATGTCATACCTAAAGACAGCATTGGGAGGGGTGATACTGTGCAGGAGGCAAAGAGGGGTGCTGGGGGATCAGCCATTTTTGTGGCTCGAAATAGATTTGCGGTGCTTGAAAAAAGTAGCAACCAAGTCTTAGTCAAAAACTTGAAGAATGAAGTTGTTAAAAAGAGTGGTCTCCCCATTGCTGCAGATGCAATATTCTATGCTGGGACGGGTAACTTGCTTTGCAGAGCAGAGGATAGAGTAGTCATATTTGATCTCCAGCAAAGGCTCGTTCTTGGGGATCTTCAAACACCTTTTGTCAAATATGTTGTTTGGTCTAATGACATGGAGAGTGTTGCCTTACTCAGCAAACATGCCATCATCATTGCTAGCAAGAAGCTTGTGCACCAGTGCACTCTTCATGAGACAATCCGTGTAAAGAGTGGAGCCTGGGATGATAATGGTGTCTTCAtttatacaactttaaatcacataaAATACTGCCTGCCTAATGGGGATAGTGGCATAATCAGAACTCTTGATGTTCCAATATACATCACAAAAGTTTCTGGAAATACCATATTTTGCTTGGAACGGGATGGAAAAACTAGAGCTATTGTCATTGATGCAACAGAATATATCTTCAAACTCTCTCTTTTGAGGAAAAAATATGATCATGTTATGAGTATGATTAGGAACTCTCAGCTCTGTGGGCAGGCAATGATTGCTTATTTGCAGCAGAAGGGTTTTCCTGAAGTTGCTTTGCACTTTGTGAAGGATGAGAGAACTCGATTTAATTTGGCCCTCGAGAGTGGAAATATTCAGATTGCTGTTGCTTCAGCAAAGGAAATTGATGAGAAAGATCACTGGTATAGATTGGGAGTGGAAGCGCTTCGCCAAGGTAATGCTGGTATTGTTGAATATGCCTACCAAAGGACTAAAAATTTTGAGAGGTTGTCTTTCCTTTATCTCATAACTGGGAATCTGGAAAAGCTTACCAAGATGCTGAAAATTGCTGAAGTCAAGAATGATGTCATGGGTCAGTTTCACAATTCCCTGTATTTGGGTGATGTTCAAGAGCGTGTCAAGATCTTAGAGAATGCTGGTCATTTGCCACTTGCTTATGTAACTGCTAAAGTACATGGGCTAGAGGATGTTGCTGAACATCTGGCTGCTGAGTTAGGAGATAATGTTCCATCTGTGCCAGAGGGTAAAGTGCCCTCCCTTCTGATGCCTCCAGTTCCTGTTATGCGTGGTGGTGATTGGCCCCTTCTGAGAGTCATGAAAGGTATTTTTGAAGGTGGACTTGATAATATGGGCAGAGGTGGTGCTGATGAAGATGAAGACACTGGTGAAGTAGGTGAAGGTGATTGGGGCGGGCTGGATATTGTTGATGAGGATGGCTTACAAAATGGGGATGTTACAGCAATTTTGGAGGATGGGGAAGTGGCTGAAGAAAATGAAGAGGAAGGAGGATGGGAACTTGAAGACTTGGAGCTTCCCCCTGAGGCAGACACACCAAGGGCTTCAGTCAGTGCTCGCTCTTCAGTTTTTGTGGCACCAACTCCTGGTATGCCTGTAAGCCAGATTTGGATCCAGAGATCATCACTTGCTGCTGAACATGCTGCAGCAGGCAATTTTGATACTGCTATGCGATTGCTCAACAGGCAACTTGGAATTCGAAATTTCATTCCTTTGAGATCCATGTTTCTGGATCTTCATTCAGGTAGCCATTCATATTTGCGTGCATTTTCATCTACTCCAGTGATATCACTGGCTGTTGAACGAGGATGGAATGAGTCTGCTAGCCCTAATGTGAGGGGCCCTCCAGCGTTGGTATTCAATTTCTCACAGTTGGAGGAGAAGCTGAAGGCTGGTTACAGAGCCACAACAGGAGGGAAATTCACAGAGGCACTTAGAGTCTTTCTCAGCATTCTTCACACAATTCCTTTAATTGTTGTTGAATCAAGGAGAGAGGTTGATGAAGTCAAGGAATTGATTATAATTGTCAAAGAATATGTTCTAGGTCTGCAGATGGAGCTTAAAAGGAGGGAAATGAAAGACAATCCAGTCCGCCAACAGGAGCTAGCTGCCTACTTCACCCACTGCAACCTTCAGATGCCTCATTTAAGGCTTGCTTTGCAAAATGCAATGACTGTTTGCTACAAGGCAAGGAACCTTGCTACTGCAGCTAACTTTGCCAGGCGGCTTTTGGAGACAAACCCCACAATTGAGAACCAGGCAAAGACCGCCAGACAAGTGTTGCAAGCTGCAGAAAGGAATATGACAGATGCTGCTGAGCTGAATTACGATTTTAGAAACCCATTTGTGACATGTGGTGCAACATATGTTCCGATTTACCGAGGACAAAAGGATGTCTCTTGCCCATATTGTAGTTCACGGTTTGTGCCAAGCCAAGAAGGGAAGCTGTGTACTGTTTGTGATCTTGCAGTTGTTGGAGCAGATGCTTCAGGGTTGCTCTGTTCTCCTTCCCAGATACGATGA
- the LOC110651659 gene encoding uncharacterized protein LOC110651659, with amino-acid sequence MESSRKQPQKSESHRKQIDVKLRITAPPMAKQSTSHSAAAITAIAAAESLFQDDLVFLDEQEANDLSYWELVNPSDADSDTESLHSLENGFLSWYSLKPSSPPKSPIINQEIQTLEARQDQDLVVDVNFQDDHVKYCHESDYSRYQREAGPIIFSGVAYGLADADADELEEQEEDDEEVGDEDGFGLDDELVPWHVSAKLGRQRMRKLGKRVFAKMGNSKRNPFSYVKPGCVRGKHGLGIKA; translated from the coding sequence ATggaatcatcaagaaaacaaccTCAGAAATCAGAATCCCACCGCAAACAAATCGACGTTAAACTCAGGATCACTGCACCCCCGATGGCCAAGCAATCCACCTCTCACTCAGCCGCGGCGATCACCGCCATCGCCGCCGCTGAATCACTATTCCAAGACGATCTTGTTTTTCTTGACGAGCAGGAAGCAAATGATCTTAGTTACTGGGAACTCGTTAACCCATCTGATGCTGACTCCGATACTGAATCTCTACATAGCCTCGAAAATGGGTTCCTTTCTTGGTACTCTTTAAAACCCTCTTCACCACCAAAATCACCAATTATCAACCAAGAAATTCAAACCCTGGAGGCTCGCCAAGATCAAGATCTCGTTGTTGATGTGAATTTTCAAGACGATCATGTCAAATATTGTCATGAAAGTGACTATAGTCGTTATCAGCGTGAGGCAGGGCCTATAATTTTCTCTGGTGTGGCTTACGGACTGGCTGACGCTGATGCTGATGAGTTGGAGGAGCAGGAGGAAGACGACGAGGAGGTTGGTGATGAAGATGGGTTTGGGCTGGATGATGAACTCGTTCCATGGCACGTGAGCGCGAAGTTAGGAAGGCAGAGGATGAGGAAGTTGGGGAAGAGGGTGTTTGCTAAAATGGGGAATTCCAAGCGGAATCCATTTTCGTATGTGAAGCCAGGGTGTGTCCGAGGCAAGCATGGACTGGGGATTAAGGCTTGA
- the LOC110652428 gene encoding protein SHI RELATED SEQUENCE 1-like, translating into MMMREGGLGGQRCQDCGNQAKKDCIYMRCRTCCKSKGFPCETHVKSTWIPAYKRRQRPQNLASSSVAAAVLSMQQQHPPEHNPKRLRRNLLTGLEVGNFPAQVKTMATFRCFRVSSIDEAEDQFAYKTSVSIGGHIFKGILYDQGPDLESSSSYLQDPNLTIAGALTAATALASTSSSVAADSLATSYPFPLNAFMSGTQLFLHPKS; encoded by the exons ATGATGATGAGAGAAGGAGGTTTAGGTGGCCAACGATGTCAAGACTGTGGAAACCAAGCCAAGAAAGACTGTATTTACATGAGGTGCAGGACTTGTTGTAAAAGCAAAGGGTTTCCGTGCGAAACACACGTCAAAAGCACCTGGATTCCTGCTTACAAAAGGCGCCAGAGGCCTCAAAATCTTGCTTCTTCTTCTGTTGCTGCTGCTGTTCTTTCTATGCAACAACAGCACCCTCCAGAACACAACCCTAAAAGGCTTAGAAGAAATCTCTTAACAG GTTTAGAAGTGGGGAATTTTCCTGCTCAAGTGAAAACCATGGCTACATTTCGTTGTTTTCGTGTGAGTTCCATTGATGAAGCAGAAGATCAGTTTGCATATAAGACGAGTGTGAGCATAGGAGGGCATATTTTCAAGGGCATTCTTTATGACCAAGGCCCCGATCTAGAGAGCTCCTCCAGCTACCTGCAAGACCCTAATCTCACAATTGCCGGTGCCCTAACCGCTGCTACCGCTTTAGCTTCAACCTCTTCATCAGTTGCTGCAGATTCACTTGCTACTTCATACCCGTTTCCCCTTAATGCTTTCATGTCCGGTACGCAACTTTTCCTCCACCCAAAATCTTAG